In a single window of the Flavobacterium sp. W4I14 genome:
- a CDS encoding outer membrane receptor protein involved in Fe transport (product_source=COG1629; cath_funfam=2.170.130.10,2.60.40.1120; cleavage_site_network=SignalP-noTM; cog=COG1629; pfam=PF07715,PF13715,PF14905; superfamily=49464,56935) — protein sequence MNQIKRLCFLLLLLSALQSFAQTEVKLTGRIIDEKTLKPLENAGIKLLSVSDNKILKSTVTDSKGEFTLLTHPGRFHIKIEFVAYKTELLENREIAEGFKLGDIILKEDVQLLKSVDITAEKTTVELSLDKKVFNVGKDLISKGGSANDILNNVPSVNVDANGAISLRGNGSVQVLINGKPSMLTNNNGLEQIPASNIEKVEVITNPSSRYEAQGGGGIINIVLKKNTLSGFNGSVQVGVGDPANYNGNLNLSYKTEKINLFSNIGYRYRNLYGSEQRYQSVFNNGIQTILRQNNEQGRNDDLYNVYVGMDYYINSKNTLTGSFYHDLLVNKDTTNYQYNYYNKNNVLDSTINRFENYREPQKYNQLELNYVKTFDNKDQKWNTSLQYVFWNDDENQDINQQKIFPALTNTSRLTSRDIESSDAVFIQSDFVGTFSGDSKFEAGIRANIRSIRSDYWAKADDVLLPAYDNKLKYNENIYGAYFQYENKFKKFNYLLGLRAELSDIGISDRQGSFQASKDYIDLFPTANITYKLQKSTDLRLSYSRRINRPQFWQLNPFSGLSDTRNLTVGNPDLNPMYTNSFELGVLQRWGKLTFHPSIYYKHATNYFEFILKQSVNGFVNTPVNLDYEDRYGLEISTTYNPLSWWRLSWDFNYYAFKQKGIFEDKEYGSEDHTWFTRINSRMKFPKSFSIEYIFNYRAKNTDIQSVNKAQYRANIALSKDLFKDKVSVTLAVNNIFDSFIDKQITTTDTYYLESNFKGIGRLTTATLVYRFNRKKDEKDRLPDQE from the coding sequence ATGAACCAGATTAAGCGATTGTGTTTCCTACTCCTTCTATTATCGGCCCTGCAAAGCTTTGCGCAAACCGAAGTTAAACTTACCGGACGCATTATAGATGAAAAAACCTTGAAACCGCTCGAAAATGCAGGTATTAAGCTTTTATCAGTGTCTGACAATAAGATTTTAAAAAGTACAGTTACGGATAGCAAAGGCGAATTTACGCTCCTCACCCACCCTGGCAGGTTTCACATTAAAATCGAATTTGTTGCCTACAAAACAGAACTACTCGAAAACAGAGAAATCGCCGAGGGATTTAAACTTGGAGACATTATCCTGAAAGAAGATGTTCAGTTGTTGAAATCGGTTGATATAACAGCAGAAAAAACCACGGTAGAATTAAGTTTAGACAAAAAAGTATTTAACGTAGGCAAAGATCTGATTTCAAAAGGCGGCTCTGCGAATGATATTTTAAACAATGTACCTTCAGTAAATGTAGATGCCAATGGCGCTATAAGCCTGCGCGGAAATGGAAGCGTACAGGTACTCATCAACGGAAAGCCATCTATGCTGACCAATAACAATGGTTTAGAACAGATACCTGCCAGCAATATCGAAAAGGTAGAAGTAATTACCAATCCATCTTCAAGGTATGAGGCCCAGGGTGGTGGTGGCATTATCAATATTGTATTAAAAAAGAATACTTTAAGTGGTTTTAACGGCTCAGTGCAGGTAGGTGTAGGCGATCCGGCCAACTATAACGGTAATTTAAACCTGAGCTATAAAACCGAAAAGATCAATCTTTTTAGTAACATCGGCTACCGGTACCGCAACCTCTATGGATCGGAGCAACGATACCAAAGCGTGTTTAACAATGGGATACAGACCATACTAAGACAAAATAACGAACAGGGAAGAAATGATGATCTTTATAATGTGTACGTCGGAATGGATTATTACATCAATTCGAAAAACACCTTAACCGGAAGTTTTTATCATGATTTGCTGGTAAATAAAGATACCACCAATTACCAGTACAATTATTATAACAAAAACAATGTACTCGATAGTACAATTAACCGTTTCGAGAATTACAGAGAGCCGCAGAAATACAATCAGCTCGAACTGAATTATGTAAAAACCTTTGATAACAAGGATCAAAAATGGAATACGAGTTTACAATATGTTTTCTGGAATGATGATGAAAACCAGGACATCAACCAGCAAAAAATTTTTCCAGCCTTAACGAACACAAGCCGTTTAACATCAAGAGATATTGAAAGCAGCGATGCGGTGTTTATTCAAAGTGACTTTGTAGGCACTTTTTCCGGAGATTCGAAATTTGAGGCTGGTATAAGGGCGAATATCAGATCCATCCGAAGTGATTATTGGGCCAAAGCAGACGATGTACTGCTCCCAGCCTATGACAATAAGCTCAAGTACAATGAAAACATTTATGGTGCTTATTTTCAGTATGAGAACAAATTTAAAAAGTTTAACTACCTGCTGGGTTTAAGGGCAGAACTTTCTGATATCGGCATTTCAGACCGTCAGGGCTCCTTTCAGGCCTCAAAAGATTATATCGATCTATTCCCTACTGCAAACATTACTTACAAACTGCAAAAGAGTACCGATCTGCGTTTAAGCTATAGCAGAAGGATAAACAGGCCACAGTTCTGGCAGTTAAATCCGTTTTCAGGTTTATCCGATACGAGAAACTTAACAGTGGGCAACCCGGATTTAAACCCCATGTACACCAACTCGTTTGAACTGGGTGTATTGCAAAGATGGGGAAAACTCACTTTCCATCCGTCAATTTACTATAAGCATGCCACCAATTATTTCGAATTTATCCTCAAGCAATCTGTTAATGGTTTCGTGAACACCCCCGTTAACCTCGATTACGAAGACCGTTATGGACTGGAAATTTCAACCACCTACAATCCGCTATCTTGGTGGCGGTTATCGTGGGATTTTAACTATTACGCTTTTAAGCAAAAGGGTATCTTTGAGGACAAAGAATATGGATCTGAAGACCATACCTGGTTTACCCGAATCAACTCCCGGATGAAGTTTCCAAAGAGTTTTTCGATAGAATATATTTTTAACTACAGAGCTAAAAACACCGACATCCAATCGGTTAATAAAGCACAGTATCGTGCTAATATCGCCCTCAGTAAAGATCTGTTTAAAGATAAAGTTTCAGTTACCTTAGCAGTAAACAACATTTTCGATTCATTTATAGATAAGCAGATTACCACAACAGATACCTATTATTTAGAATCGAATTTTAAGGGCATCGGGAGATTAACCACCGCGACATTGGTTTACCGCTTTAACCGCAAGAAGGATGAAAAGGACAGGTTGCCAGATCAGGAGTAA